A window from Chiloscyllium punctatum isolate Juve2018m chromosome 3, sChiPun1.3, whole genome shotgun sequence encodes these proteins:
- the LOC140466848 gene encoding uncharacterized protein isoform X2 yields MKETWSGVLCCFLVFIAQVQGLKYRSHRVRTQRARLPATVRYTQAALPQRSNVIQEAQCKSQPQDLVFIIDSSRSVRPQEFEKVRVFLAKMIDTLDVGPDRTRVAIINYASSVKEEFMFKTYNNKKDMKKAVYQIEPLSTGTMTGLAIDSAMRKTFTKPAGARSEELGIAKVAIIVTDGRPQDQVAEISASARASGIEIYAVGVDRADMQSLRLMASEPLDDHVFYVETYGVIEMLTSKFMETLCGSDFCALGNHDCQQICVSTARSHYCRCHPGFTLNEDRKTCSRANICATGNHDCEQICVNTPMGYHCKCHPGFILNEDQKTCSLEDMCADGDHDCEHMCVSTATSYYCRCRPGFTLNEDQKTCSREDMCAVGNHDCQHICVSTATSYYCRCRPGFTLNEDQKTCSREDMCAVGNHDCQHICVSTATSYYCRCHPGFTLNDDQKTCSREDMCAIGNHDCEHICVSTATSYHCRCRPGFTLNEDQKTCSREDMCAIGNHDCEHICVSTATSYYCRCRPGFTLNEDQKTCSREDMCAAGNHDCEHICVSTATSYYCRCRPGFTLNEDQKTCSREDMCAVGNHDCEHICVSTATSYHCRCRPGFILNEDQKTCSREDMCAIGNHDCEHICVSTATSYHCRCRPGFTLNEDQKTCSREDMCAVGNHDCEHICVSTATSYYCRCHPGFTLNEDQKTCSQLDACAIGNHDCEQICVSTATSYYCRCRPGFTLNQDLKTCSRLNMCTAGNHDCEQICVNTTTGYNCRCRPGFILNEDQKTCSRVDLCAIGNHDCEQICVSTTTGYHCKCRTGFILNVDQKTCAKEAQRKITIEDPCKCEALLDFQRDVQSNFQALASKINQVTKKIRAFENQLHRF; encoded by the exons AAGCACAATGTAAAAGTCAGCCGCAAGATTTGGTTTTTATCATCGATAGCTCCCGCAGTGTTCGACCCCAGGAGTTTGAAAAGGTGAGAGTCTTTCTGGCTAAGATGATTGACACATTGGATGTTGGACCTGATAGGACCCGAGTGGCTATTATCAACTATGCAAGCAGTGTGAAGGAGGAGTTCATGTTCAAAACCTACAACAAcaagaaagacatgaagaaagCAGTTTATCAAATCGAACCCCTTTCAACCGGTACTATGACAGGTTTGGCCATTGACAGTGCAATGAGGAAGACATTTACGAAACCTGCAGGAGCAAGATCAGAGGAACTTGGTATCGCTAAAGTAGCCATCATTGTGACGGATGGCAGGCCACAGGACCAAGTGGCAGAAATATCTGCAAGTGCTCGAGCTTCCGGTATTGAAATCTATGCTGTTGGTGTAGACAGGGCTGACATGCAGTCACTGAGACTAATGGCCAGTGAACCATTGGATGACCATGTCTTCTATGTGGAAACATATGGTGTGATAGAGATGCTGACTTCTAAGTTCATGGAGACTCTTTGTG GTTCAGATTTCTGTGCCCTGGGAAACCACGACTGCCAGCAAATATGTGTGAGTACAGCGAGATCACATTACTGCAGGTGTCATCCAGGCTTTACATTGAACGAAGATCGGAAAACCTGCTCAC GTGCGAATATATGTGCCACTGGAAACCATGACTGTGAGCAAATCTGTGTAAACACCCCAATGGGCTATCACTGCAAGTGTCAtccaggttttatattgaatgagGACCAGAAAACCTGCTCAC TTGAGGATATGTGTGCCGATGGAGACCATGACTGTGAGCACATGTGTGTGAGCACAGCAACATCGTATTACTGCCGGTGTCGTCCAGGGTTTACATTGAATGAGGATCAGAAAACCTGCTCAC GTGAGGATATGTGCGCAGTTGGAAACCATGACTGTCAGCACATCTGTGTGAGCACAGCAACATCGTATTACTGCCGGTGTCGTCCAGGGTTTACATTGAATGAGGATCAGAAAACCTGCTCAC GTGAGGATATGTGCGCAGTTGGAAACCATGACTGTCAGCACATCTGTGTGAGCACAGCAACATCGTATTACTGCCGGTGTCATCCAGGTTTTACATTGAATGACGATCAGAAAACCTGCTCAC GTGAGGATATGTGTGCTATTGGAAACCATGACTGTGAGCACATCTGTGTGAGCACAGCAACATCGTATCACTGCCGATGTCGTCCAGGTTTTACATTGAATGAGGATCAGAAAACCTGCTCAC GTGAGGATATGTGTGCTATTGGAAACCATGACTGTGAGCACATCTGTGTGAGCACAGCAACATCATATTACTGCCGATGTCGTCCAGGTTTTACATTGAATGAAGATCAGAAAACCTGCTCAC GTGAGGATATGTGTGCAGCTGGAAACCATGATTGTGAGCACATCTGTGTGAGCACAGCAACATCATATTACTGCAGGTGTCGTCCAGGTTTTACGTTGAATGAAGATCAGAAAACCTGCTCAC GTGAGGATATGTGCGCAGTTGGAAACCATGACTGTGAGCACATCTGTGTGAGCACAGCAACATCGTATCACTGCCGGTGTCGTCCAGGTTTTATATTGAACGAGGATCAGAAAACCTGCTCAC GTGAGGATATGTGTGCTATTGGAAACCATGACTGTGAGCACATCTGTGTGAGCACAGCAACATCGTATCACTGCCGGTGTCGTCCAGGTTTTACATTGAATGAGGATCAGAAAACCTGCTCAC GTGAGGATATGTGTGCAGTTGGAAACCATGACTGTGAGCATATCTGTGTGAGCACAGCAACATCATATTACTGCCGGTGTCATCCAGGTTTTACACTGAATGAGGATCAGAAAACCTGCTCAC AGTTGGATGCATGTGCTATTGGAAACCATGACTGTGAGCAAATCTGTGTGAGCACAGCAACATCCTATTACTGCAGATGTCGTCCAGGTTTTACATTGAATCAGGATCTGAAAACATGTTCAC GTTTGAATATGTGTACTGCTGGAAACCATGACTGTGAGCAAATATGTGTAAACACTACAACAGGGTATAACTGCAGATGTCGTCCAGGTTTCATATTGAATGAGGACCAGAAAACCTGCTCAC GTGTGGATTTGTGCGCCATTGGAAACCATGACTGTGAACAAATATGTGTAAGCACAACAACGGGCTATCACTGCAAGTGCCGtacaggttttatattgaatgtgGACCAAAAAACCTGTGCAA AAGAAGCTCAGAGAAAAATCACTATTGAAGATCCCTGCAAGTGTGAAGCTTTGCTTGATTTTCAAAGGGACGTCCAGTCCAATTTCCAAGCACTGGCTAGTAAAA TAAATCAAGTAACCAAAAAAATACGAGCATTTGAAAACCAGCTGCATCGATTCTGA
- the LOC140466848 gene encoding uncharacterized protein isoform X1 translates to MKETWSGVLCCFLVFIAQVQGLKYRSHRVRTQRARLPATVRYTQAALPQRSNVIQEAQCKSQPQDLVFIIDSSRSVRPQEFEKVRVFLAKMIDTLDVGPDRTRVAIINYASSVKEEFMFKTYNNKKDMKKAVYQIEPLSTGTMTGLAIDSAMRKTFTKPAGARSEELGIAKVAIIVTDGRPQDQVAEISASARASGIEIYAVGVDRADMQSLRLMASEPLDDHVFYVETYGVIEMLTSKFMETLCERVSGSDFCALGNHDCQQICVSTARSHYCRCHPGFTLNEDRKTCSRANICATGNHDCEQICVNTPMGYHCKCHPGFILNEDQKTCSLEDMCADGDHDCEHMCVSTATSYYCRCRPGFTLNEDQKTCSREDMCAVGNHDCQHICVSTATSYYCRCRPGFTLNEDQKTCSREDMCAVGNHDCQHICVSTATSYYCRCHPGFTLNDDQKTCSREDMCAIGNHDCEHICVSTATSYHCRCRPGFTLNEDQKTCSREDMCAIGNHDCEHICVSTATSYYCRCRPGFTLNEDQKTCSREDMCAAGNHDCEHICVSTATSYYCRCRPGFTLNEDQKTCSREDMCAVGNHDCEHICVSTATSYHCRCRPGFILNEDQKTCSREDMCAIGNHDCEHICVSTATSYHCRCRPGFTLNEDQKTCSREDMCAVGNHDCEHICVSTATSYYCRCHPGFTLNEDQKTCSQLDACAIGNHDCEQICVSTATSYYCRCRPGFTLNQDLKTCSRLNMCTAGNHDCEQICVNTTTGYNCRCRPGFILNEDQKTCSRVDLCAIGNHDCEQICVSTTTGYHCKCRTGFILNVDQKTCAKEAQRKITIEDPCKCEALLDFQRDVQSNFQALASKINQVTKKIRAFENQLHRF, encoded by the exons AAGCACAATGTAAAAGTCAGCCGCAAGATTTGGTTTTTATCATCGATAGCTCCCGCAGTGTTCGACCCCAGGAGTTTGAAAAGGTGAGAGTCTTTCTGGCTAAGATGATTGACACATTGGATGTTGGACCTGATAGGACCCGAGTGGCTATTATCAACTATGCAAGCAGTGTGAAGGAGGAGTTCATGTTCAAAACCTACAACAAcaagaaagacatgaagaaagCAGTTTATCAAATCGAACCCCTTTCAACCGGTACTATGACAGGTTTGGCCATTGACAGTGCAATGAGGAAGACATTTACGAAACCTGCAGGAGCAAGATCAGAGGAACTTGGTATCGCTAAAGTAGCCATCATTGTGACGGATGGCAGGCCACAGGACCAAGTGGCAGAAATATCTGCAAGTGCTCGAGCTTCCGGTATTGAAATCTATGCTGTTGGTGTAGACAGGGCTGACATGCAGTCACTGAGACTAATGGCCAGTGAACCATTGGATGACCATGTCTTCTATGTGGAAACATATGGTGTGATAGAGATGCTGACTTCTAAGTTCATGGAGACTCTTTGTG aacgtGTTTCAGGTTCAGATTTCTGTGCCCTGGGAAACCACGACTGCCAGCAAATATGTGTGAGTACAGCGAGATCACATTACTGCAGGTGTCATCCAGGCTTTACATTGAACGAAGATCGGAAAACCTGCTCAC GTGCGAATATATGTGCCACTGGAAACCATGACTGTGAGCAAATCTGTGTAAACACCCCAATGGGCTATCACTGCAAGTGTCAtccaggttttatattgaatgagGACCAGAAAACCTGCTCAC TTGAGGATATGTGTGCCGATGGAGACCATGACTGTGAGCACATGTGTGTGAGCACAGCAACATCGTATTACTGCCGGTGTCGTCCAGGGTTTACATTGAATGAGGATCAGAAAACCTGCTCAC GTGAGGATATGTGCGCAGTTGGAAACCATGACTGTCAGCACATCTGTGTGAGCACAGCAACATCGTATTACTGCCGGTGTCGTCCAGGGTTTACATTGAATGAGGATCAGAAAACCTGCTCAC GTGAGGATATGTGCGCAGTTGGAAACCATGACTGTCAGCACATCTGTGTGAGCACAGCAACATCGTATTACTGCCGGTGTCATCCAGGTTTTACATTGAATGACGATCAGAAAACCTGCTCAC GTGAGGATATGTGTGCTATTGGAAACCATGACTGTGAGCACATCTGTGTGAGCACAGCAACATCGTATCACTGCCGATGTCGTCCAGGTTTTACATTGAATGAGGATCAGAAAACCTGCTCAC GTGAGGATATGTGTGCTATTGGAAACCATGACTGTGAGCACATCTGTGTGAGCACAGCAACATCATATTACTGCCGATGTCGTCCAGGTTTTACATTGAATGAAGATCAGAAAACCTGCTCAC GTGAGGATATGTGTGCAGCTGGAAACCATGATTGTGAGCACATCTGTGTGAGCACAGCAACATCATATTACTGCAGGTGTCGTCCAGGTTTTACGTTGAATGAAGATCAGAAAACCTGCTCAC GTGAGGATATGTGCGCAGTTGGAAACCATGACTGTGAGCACATCTGTGTGAGCACAGCAACATCGTATCACTGCCGGTGTCGTCCAGGTTTTATATTGAACGAGGATCAGAAAACCTGCTCAC GTGAGGATATGTGTGCTATTGGAAACCATGACTGTGAGCACATCTGTGTGAGCACAGCAACATCGTATCACTGCCGGTGTCGTCCAGGTTTTACATTGAATGAGGATCAGAAAACCTGCTCAC GTGAGGATATGTGTGCAGTTGGAAACCATGACTGTGAGCATATCTGTGTGAGCACAGCAACATCATATTACTGCCGGTGTCATCCAGGTTTTACACTGAATGAGGATCAGAAAACCTGCTCAC AGTTGGATGCATGTGCTATTGGAAACCATGACTGTGAGCAAATCTGTGTGAGCACAGCAACATCCTATTACTGCAGATGTCGTCCAGGTTTTACATTGAATCAGGATCTGAAAACATGTTCAC GTTTGAATATGTGTACTGCTGGAAACCATGACTGTGAGCAAATATGTGTAAACACTACAACAGGGTATAACTGCAGATGTCGTCCAGGTTTCATATTGAATGAGGACCAGAAAACCTGCTCAC GTGTGGATTTGTGCGCCATTGGAAACCATGACTGTGAACAAATATGTGTAAGCACAACAACGGGCTATCACTGCAAGTGCCGtacaggttttatattgaatgtgGACCAAAAAACCTGTGCAA AAGAAGCTCAGAGAAAAATCACTATTGAAGATCCCTGCAAGTGTGAAGCTTTGCTTGATTTTCAAAGGGACGTCCAGTCCAATTTCCAAGCACTGGCTAGTAAAA TAAATCAAGTAACCAAAAAAATACGAGCATTTGAAAACCAGCTGCATCGATTCTGA
- the LOC140466848 gene encoding uncharacterized protein isoform X3: MKETWSGVLCCFLVFIAQVQGLKYRSHRVRTQRARLPATVRYTQAALPQRSNVIQEAQCKSQPQDLVFIIDSSRSVRPQEFEKVRVFLAKMIDTLDVGPDRTRVAIINYASSVKEEFMFKTYNNKKDMKKAVYQIEPLSTGTMTGLAIDSAMRKTFTKPAGARSEELGIAKVAIIVTDGRPQDQVAEISASARASGIEIYAVGVDRADMQSLRLMASEPLDDHVFYVETYGVIEMLTSKFMETLCERVSGSDFCALGNHDCQQICVSTARSHYCRCHPGFTLNEDRKTCSRANICATGNHDCEQICVNTPMGYHCKCHPGFILNEDQKTCSLEDMCADGDHDCEHMCVSTATSYYCRCRPGFTLNEDQKTCSREDMCAVGNHDCQHICVSTATSYYCRCRPGFTLNEDQKTCSREDMCAVGNHDCQHICVSTATSYYCRCHPGFTLNDDQKTCSREDMCAIGNHDCEHICVSTATSYHCRCRPGFTLNEDQKTCSREDMCAIGNHDCEHICVSTATSYYCRCRPGFTLNEDQKTCSREDMCAAGNHDCEHICVSTATSYYCRCRPGFTLNEDQKTCSREDMCAVGNHDCEHICVSTATSYHCRCRPGFILNEDQKTCSREDMCAIGNHDCEHICVSTATSYHCRCRPGFTLNEDQKTCSREDMCAVGNHDCEHICVSTATSYYCRCHPGFTLNEDQKTCSQLDACAIGNHDCEQICVSTATSYYCRCRPGFTLNQDLKTCSRLNMCTAGNHDCEQICVNTTTGYNCRCRPGFILNEDQKTCSQEAQRKITIEDPCKCEALLDFQRDVQSNFQALASKINQVTKKIRAFENQLHRF, encoded by the exons AAGCACAATGTAAAAGTCAGCCGCAAGATTTGGTTTTTATCATCGATAGCTCCCGCAGTGTTCGACCCCAGGAGTTTGAAAAGGTGAGAGTCTTTCTGGCTAAGATGATTGACACATTGGATGTTGGACCTGATAGGACCCGAGTGGCTATTATCAACTATGCAAGCAGTGTGAAGGAGGAGTTCATGTTCAAAACCTACAACAAcaagaaagacatgaagaaagCAGTTTATCAAATCGAACCCCTTTCAACCGGTACTATGACAGGTTTGGCCATTGACAGTGCAATGAGGAAGACATTTACGAAACCTGCAGGAGCAAGATCAGAGGAACTTGGTATCGCTAAAGTAGCCATCATTGTGACGGATGGCAGGCCACAGGACCAAGTGGCAGAAATATCTGCAAGTGCTCGAGCTTCCGGTATTGAAATCTATGCTGTTGGTGTAGACAGGGCTGACATGCAGTCACTGAGACTAATGGCCAGTGAACCATTGGATGACCATGTCTTCTATGTGGAAACATATGGTGTGATAGAGATGCTGACTTCTAAGTTCATGGAGACTCTTTGTG aacgtGTTTCAGGTTCAGATTTCTGTGCCCTGGGAAACCACGACTGCCAGCAAATATGTGTGAGTACAGCGAGATCACATTACTGCAGGTGTCATCCAGGCTTTACATTGAACGAAGATCGGAAAACCTGCTCAC GTGCGAATATATGTGCCACTGGAAACCATGACTGTGAGCAAATCTGTGTAAACACCCCAATGGGCTATCACTGCAAGTGTCAtccaggttttatattgaatgagGACCAGAAAACCTGCTCAC TTGAGGATATGTGTGCCGATGGAGACCATGACTGTGAGCACATGTGTGTGAGCACAGCAACATCGTATTACTGCCGGTGTCGTCCAGGGTTTACATTGAATGAGGATCAGAAAACCTGCTCAC GTGAGGATATGTGCGCAGTTGGAAACCATGACTGTCAGCACATCTGTGTGAGCACAGCAACATCGTATTACTGCCGGTGTCGTCCAGGGTTTACATTGAATGAGGATCAGAAAACCTGCTCAC GTGAGGATATGTGCGCAGTTGGAAACCATGACTGTCAGCACATCTGTGTGAGCACAGCAACATCGTATTACTGCCGGTGTCATCCAGGTTTTACATTGAATGACGATCAGAAAACCTGCTCAC GTGAGGATATGTGTGCTATTGGAAACCATGACTGTGAGCACATCTGTGTGAGCACAGCAACATCGTATCACTGCCGATGTCGTCCAGGTTTTACATTGAATGAGGATCAGAAAACCTGCTCAC GTGAGGATATGTGTGCTATTGGAAACCATGACTGTGAGCACATCTGTGTGAGCACAGCAACATCATATTACTGCCGATGTCGTCCAGGTTTTACATTGAATGAAGATCAGAAAACCTGCTCAC GTGAGGATATGTGTGCAGCTGGAAACCATGATTGTGAGCACATCTGTGTGAGCACAGCAACATCATATTACTGCAGGTGTCGTCCAGGTTTTACGTTGAATGAAGATCAGAAAACCTGCTCAC GTGAGGATATGTGCGCAGTTGGAAACCATGACTGTGAGCACATCTGTGTGAGCACAGCAACATCGTATCACTGCCGGTGTCGTCCAGGTTTTATATTGAACGAGGATCAGAAAACCTGCTCAC GTGAGGATATGTGTGCTATTGGAAACCATGACTGTGAGCACATCTGTGTGAGCACAGCAACATCGTATCACTGCCGGTGTCGTCCAGGTTTTACATTGAATGAGGATCAGAAAACCTGCTCAC GTGAGGATATGTGTGCAGTTGGAAACCATGACTGTGAGCATATCTGTGTGAGCACAGCAACATCATATTACTGCCGGTGTCATCCAGGTTTTACACTGAATGAGGATCAGAAAACCTGCTCAC AGTTGGATGCATGTGCTATTGGAAACCATGACTGTGAGCAAATCTGTGTGAGCACAGCAACATCCTATTACTGCAGATGTCGTCCAGGTTTTACATTGAATCAGGATCTGAAAACATGTTCAC GTTTGAATATGTGTACTGCTGGAAACCATGACTGTGAGCAAATATGTGTAAACACTACAACAGGGTATAACTGCAGATGTCGTCCAGGTTTCATATTGAATGAGGACCAGAAAACCTGCTCAC AAGAAGCTCAGAGAAAAATCACTATTGAAGATCCCTGCAAGTGTGAAGCTTTGCTTGATTTTCAAAGGGACGTCCAGTCCAATTTCCAAGCACTGGCTAGTAAAA TAAATCAAGTAACCAAAAAAATACGAGCATTTGAAAACCAGCTGCATCGATTCTGA